Genomic DNA from uncultured Desulfuromusa sp.:
GAGCCGCCGGCATTGCGGCAAAGGTCCAATTGATTGCGGCAAACATCGATACACTGTTTATTGTCACGTCCTGCAATCAGGACTTCAACCTGTCGCGGCTCGAACGATACTTGCTTCTGGCTCTGGAAGCGAAAGTCGAACCGGTGTTGATATTGACCAAAGCCGATTTACACAATGACCTGACCGGATACTTCGAAAAGGCAAGAAGCATTGATCCAACTTTGGCGATTGAAGCCGTCAATGCTCTTGATTCTCACTCCACTGCTCCGCTTTTTTCTTGGTGTGACATTGCCCAGACGGTTGCTTTGGTCGGCTCATCAGGAGTGGGAAAATCAACACTGATCAATACATTATGCGGTACCGCCATCCAGCAAACAGCAACAATCCGTGAAGACGATGCAAAAGGACGTCACACCACGACATCCAGAAGCCTTCACTTCATACCGAATGGCGGGCTGTTAATAGACACACCAGGGCTCAGAGAATTGCAGTTGAGCGCATGTCCGAATGGGATGACATCTCTCTATGAAGATATTGAAGTGTTAGCTCAAAGCTGTCGTTTTAAAAATTGCCATCATACGATGAATGAGGTTGGCTGTGCAGTCACAGCAGCCGTAACAAGTGGCGATCTCAGTATCAGGCGACTGACCAATTATTTAAAGATTTTGGCAGAACAGGAACGAAACGCTGAAACGATTTCTGAAAGGCGTCGCCGTGACAAAAATTTCAGCAAGCTTTGCCGCAATGTAAAAACAACCCACAAGAAAATAAAAGGGGATTTCTTTTAATTCAGATCAACAGGCAAAAGGGGCTTACGGAATTATCTGTAAGCCCCTGCCCAGTCAGCAAGCCCCCCCCCCGGATTCATGAAACACAGAAGCACAAATAATTCGGACTATACTTTACGCAGATACCTGCGTTCAGGACGCCCGACCACTCCGTAAATCAAATCGGCTTTTAAAAATCCCTCGGTCGCAAGAAACTCAAGGTAGCGGCGCGCCGTTGAACGGCTGATACCAACCTCTTTACCAACCTCTTCAGCATTTAAGTCCTGAGATTCTGTATTCTCAAAAACTTCACGGACTTTTCCAAGAGTGAGAACATCAATCCCCTTGGGGATGGCTCCGCTTTCCGTCGACGCGGGATGATGTGAATGCAGCAATTGGTCAATATCTTTTTGTTCGAGAGCGCCTCCTGCCTGTAGCTGGCGGAAGTACTCATAAAATTTCTGCAGAGATTCCTGGAACCGGGGGAAAAAGACCGGTTTGATAATGTAATCAAACACGCCACCCCGCAATGCTTCCTGCAGTGACGACATCTCTCTGGCAGCGGTCACCAGAATGACATCACAGGACTGTTCACTGCTGCGGACCTGCTTGAGCAAATCCATTCCATTGCCTTCCGGGAAAAACAGATCAAGCAGCACCAGGTCAGGTTGCAGAATTTCGATCATTTCAGAGGCATCGGCAATATTGTTGGCCACTCCAACGACTTCAAATTCAGCCAGTTTTTCGACAAAACGCTGATGCAACTCGGAAATACGCATATCGTCTTCAACAATCAGCACCCTGATTTTTATCTCACCCATACTGATCAATCCTTGTTATTTGGGGATAATAACGGTAAACAGTGCTCCACCGAGCTCACCATCGCTGAAAGTAATTTCCCCATTGAGACCATCAACTGCCCGCTTCACCAGCGCTAATCCTGTACCACGACCATTGCCCACTTTAGTTGTCACCCCGGTCATAAATAAGTCGTCGGCAATCTCCGCAGCCACCCCCGGGCCTGCATCCTCAACCTCAATAATCAGATCCGGACCAAGATCCGTCAGGTAAAGTCTCACCAACTGTTGTCCCCCCGCTTCACGCACGGCATCAAAAGCGTTATCAAGCAGATTTCCCAGAATTGTTACCAATGGTTCCCGTTCCAGCTCTGATGGCAGGTCAGAAAAAGAGTTCTGTGGATCAAATTCCAGCTCGATCTTTAATTCACAGGCACGATTATATTTCCCTAGAATCACCCCGGCAATCACCGGATCAGGAACCGCCTCTGCAAGGTTGCGAATCAACTGCTGATAGCCGCTGGCCTCATTTATGACCAGATCAAGAGCCTCCTGATGAGCGCCGAGCTGAATCAAACCAGCAATCGTATGCATCTTGTTAGAGTATTCATGAGTCTGGGCACGCAGCAATTCAGAATACTCTTGCACATGCGACAGTTCCCTCGCCAACCGGTCAAGCTCGTCTTTCGGGCGGAAACTGGCAACCAGACCTCCGCGCTGGGGATCAAGCGGCAGGATATTGACGATCATCGGCCGGTTCTGCAACTCCATTTCCTGATCAAAAACCTTCTCACCCACAAGCAGAGCTTGAGCCAGATCGGGGCAAGGACAAACATCCTTGAGCGACTGACCATGCAGTTCTTTATCGAAATCACCACCAAGGTAGCGCCGTGCTGCAGAATTGACAAAGGACAGTTTTCCTTGCCCGTCAACAGCAATAATCCCTTCCCGGATGGCTCCGATAATGGCGTTACGTTCATGAAATAATGCTGCAATTTCATGGATCTCCAACCCCATAATCGCTGCTTTCAAGCCACGAGCGATAAGGGTCGCACCAAAAACACCAAACAGAAGAACAATTCCGACATAGCTCAGGATCTCCAATTGTTTGTCACGGATCATCAGATTGATATCACTCACCAGATAACCGACAGCAACAAATCCGGCGATCTTCTGCTGATCATCACGAATCGGAACAATGCCGCGCAATGAAGGGCCCAGGGTGCCAACCGCCTGCGACGCGTAAGATCTGCCTTCCAGCAGTGCTCCATCCAGATCACCACCGACAAAATGTTTGCCGATCTTTTCGGAATCAGGATGAGACAGGCGGATTTCCTCAGTATCGCCAACAACCACATATTCAGCACCCGTCGCCTGACGGATCGCTTCGGCTACGGATTGTACAAGCGCCACATCTCTGGACAATAAGCCCGTCCGAATCTGCTGGTTGATGGCAACCACTTCGGCAACTTCTAAAGCTTTCTGCCCGATTTGTTCCCGCAGCAGTTTTTCCGCTGAATCAGAAAACAGCGCTCCAATCAGACTGACCAGAAAAATCAACAATGCCGTCACCAACAAACTGAGTTTGGCCTGCAGGCGGCGCGGCAAAAATTTATCAATCAACTGGTAAAACAGCAAACCGGCTCCTCATCTGATCTTGTGGATATCAAGCTTATCATCATTGTAAAACATGGACACAGCCGGATGGAGTGAACATTACGACGTCAATACAGAAAGTGTTTGATTTTTTCACCCTTTTCTCCAATTTCGGTCATCGCATCGATACCGATCTGCAGATGCGTATCGGACCAGTTCTGGGTCACCTGCTGATCAGACTCTTCAGTTTTTACCCCTTCGGGGGTCAGGGGGACATCCGAAACCAGCAACAGTGCACCCCGGGCGATAACATTATAGTGGCCGACAATAAAGATGGTAGCAGTTTCCATATCGATGCCGATACTGGTCATCTGCTTGAGCTTTTCCAGGAAAGTCCGGTCATGTTCCCATATGCGCCGATTGGTCGTATAAACCACCCCCGTTCGGTAGTCGTGCCCATGCTCAAGAATCTTCTCGGAAACAAATTTATGCAGTTTAAAAGACGGCAGCGCCGGAACCTCGGCAGGAAAATAATCATTGCTGGTGCCGTCACCACGAATAGCGGCATTCGGCAGGATAAAATGACCGATCTCGGTCGATTTTTTCAGTCCGCCACATTTACCAAGAAACAGTGCCCCCTTCGGATGGATTGCACTAAGCAGATCCATGATGGTCGCTGCATTCGCGGAACCGATCCCAAAATTTACAATCGTCAGCCCGCTACTATTGGTCGCAGCCTGCATGGGTCTGCTTTCTCCCTGGATATCACAGGAGAACATCTCCGCAAACTTGTCAACATAATGCCGAAAGTTGGTCAATAAGATATAGTCACCAAAATTATCAAGAGCCATGCCGGTATAGCGAGGCAACCAGTTTTTTGTAATGCTTAAGCGGTCAACCATAGAAACTCCTGCGCTGTTAACGACTGACGACCAGATTTGCTGTTTGTGACTGGAAATCAAAAACAACTTTCACCTTCTTGCTTCTCAGTTGTTGCAGAACCTGCTCAACCTTATCCTCCAGCGTGCAGCCAGGGTCGCCCCAATCGGCCCCATCTCTGCTCACAAATTCCTGAATCATCTGCCGGAGGGTATCGCGGTTAAGTTGATCGTAAGGGATCTCGATCCCTTTTTCATGATAAACGGTCATCTTACCTCCAGATAGAAGTCACTTTAAGCATTCCACTTATTTTTTCCAATTTGTTGGCGGATGAAGCGATGAGTTGCCTTTTATTTTCCGCACTCAGCTTCTTGATCTGTGCTTCCCGACGAGAAGCACTGCTGCGATCATGATCACACTCCCAATAAACCACCTGACACGGGGAACAGCAATGGAAATATTTGGCACCCTTCCCTGAAGCATGCTGGGCAAAACGCTTCTGAATGTTGGTGGTGATTCCGGTATAAAGAGAATCATCCGAACAGAGAATGATATAAACTTGCCACTGCATATGCGTTCCGGAACTTCTTCGTTATGGGAGATTAAAAGACTTCCCCACGGTAACATGCATGTCTGATCAAAACCAGCGAATGACTTTAACCATATTGACTTGCGGAGATAATACTCAACAACGTACACTTCCATCACCCTCAACGAAGGATCAATCCTATGAGCCAACAACTAAATAACGACCCGCTGCATGGTATCACCCTGGAAAAAATCCTTATGACCCTGGTTGAATATTATGACTGGTCCGAACTTGGACAACGGATCGATATCCGCTGTTTTAATAGTACTCCCTCAATAAAGTCGAGTCTCAAATTTCTGCGCCGTACCCCATGGGCCCGTAAAAAGGTCGAAGACCTTTATCTTGCGTTGATAACCAGCAATCATGTCATTTAAACTATTTATAATGACTTCCTGCATTTTGATTTCAGCTGACGGGACACCACTCTTGACACCAACATGAAAGCCGATTAAATTGCGCCC
This window encodes:
- the rsgA gene encoding ribosome small subunit-dependent GTPase A; its protein translation is MFDTPFSLPQLGWSHFFQQQLSLEEWESTSPVRITAVHRNSIDVAGKQGYWQAPMPGSWFTKDSEERPTVGDWLLLDSLTKQPLKILERKSLIRRRAAGIAAKVQLIAANIDTLFIVTSCNQDFNLSRLERYLLLALEAKVEPVLILTKADLHNDLTGYFEKARSIDPTLAIEAVNALDSHSTAPLFSWCDIAQTVALVGSSGVGKSTLINTLCGTAIQQTATIREDDAKGRHTTTSRSLHFIPNGGLLIDTPGLRELQLSACPNGMTSLYEDIEVLAQSCRFKNCHHTMNEVGCAVTAAVTSGDLSIRRLTNYLKILAEQERNAETISERRRRDKNFSKLCRNVKTTHKKIKGDFF
- a CDS encoding response regulator; this encodes MGEIKIRVLIVEDDMRISELHQRFVEKLAEFEVVGVANNIADASEMIEILQPDLVLLDLFFPEGNGMDLLKQVRSSEQSCDVILVTAAREMSSLQEALRGGVFDYIIKPVFFPRFQESLQKFYEYFRQLQAGGALEQKDIDQLLHSHHPASTESGAIPKGIDVLTLGKVREVFENTESQDLNAEEVGKEVGISRSTARRYLEFLATEGFLKADLIYGVVGRPERRYLRKV
- a CDS encoding sensor histidine kinase, which translates into the protein MLFYQLIDKFLPRRLQAKLSLLVTALLIFLVSLIGALFSDSAEKLLREQIGQKALEVAEVVAINQQIRTGLLSRDVALVQSVAEAIRQATGAEYVVVGDTEEIRLSHPDSEKIGKHFVGGDLDGALLEGRSYASQAVGTLGPSLRGIVPIRDDQQKIAGFVAVGYLVSDINLMIRDKQLEILSYVGIVLLFGVFGATLIARGLKAAIMGLEIHEIAALFHERNAIIGAIREGIIAVDGQGKLSFVNSAARRYLGGDFDKELHGQSLKDVCPCPDLAQALLVGEKVFDQEMELQNRPMIVNILPLDPQRGGLVASFRPKDELDRLARELSHVQEYSELLRAQTHEYSNKMHTIAGLIQLGAHQEALDLVINEASGYQQLIRNLAEAVPDPVIAGVILGKYNRACELKIELEFDPQNSFSDLPSELEREPLVTILGNLLDNAFDAVREAGGQQLVRLYLTDLGPDLIIEVEDAGPGVAAEIADDLFMTGVTTKVGNGRGTGLALVKRAVDGLNGEITFSDGELGGALFTVIIPK
- a CDS encoding AMP nucleosidase; its protein translation is MVDRLSITKNWLPRYTGMALDNFGDYILLTNFRHYVDKFAEMFSCDIQGESRPMQAATNSSGLTIVNFGIGSANAATIMDLLSAIHPKGALFLGKCGGLKKSTEIGHFILPNAAIRGDGTSNDYFPAEVPALPSFKLHKFVSEKILEHGHDYRTGVVYTTNRRIWEHDRTFLEKLKQMTSIGIDMETATIFIVGHYNVIARGALLLVSDVPLTPEGVKTEESDQQVTQNWSDTHLQIGIDAMTEIGEKGEKIKHFLY
- a CDS encoding YheU family protein codes for the protein MTVYHEKGIEIPYDQLNRDTLRQMIQEFVSRDGADWGDPGCTLEDKVEQVLQQLRSKKVKVVFDFQSQTANLVVSR
- a CDS encoding GIY-YIG nuclease family protein: MQWQVYIILCSDDSLYTGITTNIQKRFAQHASGKGAKYFHCCSPCQVVYWECDHDRSSASRREAQIKKLSAENKRQLIASSANKLEKISGMLKVTSIWR
- a CDS encoding VF530 family protein, producing MSQQLNNDPLHGITLEKILMTLVEYYDWSELGQRIDIRCFNSTPSIKSSLKFLRRTPWARKKVEDLYLALITSNHVI